A genomic region of [Eubacterium] eligens ATCC 27750 contains the following coding sequences:
- a CDS encoding glycosyltransferase family protein has product MNDKKICFIVCVNNDMYIDECVYYIRNLEIPSEYEIDIITVQDAGSMTSGYNAAMQESDAKYKIYIHQDVFLTKRDMIYDILRIFKDSSIGMIGLIGTQKLPDDGCMWHGKRVGRIYTNNILSSKEFIASEDNEKPYMQVEAVDGLFMATQYDITWREDLFTGWDFYDVSQSQEFLKAGYKIVVPYMDKPWCIHDEGFLNLDRYEEFRKIFLEEYMGGNNH; this is encoded by the coding sequence ATGAACGATAAAAAGATATGTTTTATAGTATGTGTCAATAATGATATGTATATAGATGAATGTGTTTATTACATAAGAAATCTTGAAATTCCATCAGAATATGAAATTGATATTATAACGGTACAGGATGCTGGTTCTATGACATCAGGGTATAATGCTGCTATGCAGGAATCTGATGCTAAATACAAAATTTATATTCATCAGGATGTATTTTTAACAAAAAGGGACATGATTTACGATATACTCAGGATTTTTAAAGACAGTAGTATTGGAATGATTGGATTAATTGGAACACAAAAGCTTCCGGATGATGGTTGTATGTGGCATGGAAAACGCGTGGGGCGGATATACACTAATAATATATTATCCTCAAAGGAATTTATTGCTTCAGAGGATAATGAAAAGCCGTATATGCAGGTTGAGGCTGTAGATGGATTATTTATGGCTACACAGTATGATATAACATGGAGAGAAGATTTATTCACAGGATGGGACTTTTATGATGTATCTCAAAGCCAGGAATTTTTAAAGGCTGGTTATAAAATAGTAGTGCCATATATGGATAAACCGTGGTGCATTCATGATGAAGGGTTTTTGAATCTTGACAGATATGAAGAGTTCAGGAAGATATTTCTTGAAGAATATATGGGAGGAAATAATCATTAA
- a CDS encoding CgeB family protein: MNILMFGSRNFGIEDVEECFMKKGYKYTYIDDTSYRDRVNRQIDAKFADSIEKGIEGEKYDCVFTFNYSPVISNNCKKINIPYISFVYDNPQIQLYSYTVINSCNYIFIFDKAQYMELKNGGINTVFYAPLAVNIDRMNRMLGTNGSCNDRYKSDVSFVGSMYNEKHNLFQRLEGVSEHTKGYLDAIIQAQRQVYGLFFLEDLLKDRILDDMLKNYPVEVNTDGVESVEYIYANYFLARELATEERYDIMKKLGTEFGKDYLINLYTPNGSLKIDGVMNKGPIDYYNEMPYVFNNSRINLNITLRSIKSGIPLRAMDICGAGGFLLSNYQADFYDFFTPGEDIVLYESIDDMLSKCKYYLTHDSERERIAKNGRARIEEAHTYDIRFEEIFNMVFNTHRK, from the coding sequence ATGAATATATTAATGTTTGGAAGCCGTAATTTTGGCATCGAAGATGTAGAAGAGTGCTTTATGAAAAAGGGCTATAAATATACATATATTGATGACACATCATACAGGGACAGGGTAAACAGGCAGATTGATGCAAAGTTTGCTGATAGTATAGAAAAGGGCATTGAAGGAGAAAAATACGATTGCGTATTTACATTTAACTATAGTCCGGTTATTTCTAATAATTGTAAGAAAATAAATATTCCATATATTTCATTTGTATATGACAATCCACAGATACAGCTTTATTCATATACTGTAATTAATTCATGTAATTATATATTTATTTTCGATAAGGCACAATACATGGAACTGAAGAATGGTGGTATAAATACGGTATTTTATGCACCATTAGCAGTCAATATTGACAGGATGAACAGAATGTTAGGTACGAATGGAAGCTGTAATGATAGATATAAAAGTGATGTATCATTTGTTGGATCCATGTATAATGAAAAACATAATCTTTTTCAAAGATTAGAAGGAGTATCTGAACATACAAAGGGATATTTAGATGCGATAATTCAAGCACAACGACAGGTGTATGGATTATTTTTTCTTGAAGATTTATTGAAAGACAGAATCCTTGATGATATGCTAAAAAATTATCCGGTTGAGGTAAATACGGATGGCGTTGAATCTGTTGAATATATATATGCTAATTATTTTCTGGCAAGGGAACTTGCAACAGAAGAACGGTATGATATTATGAAAAAATTAGGTACAGAGTTTGGAAAAGATTACCTGATAAATTTATATACTCCGAATGGTTCTTTAAAAATAGATGGGGTCATGAATAAAGGCCCAATTGATTATTATAATGAAATGCCATATGTTTTTAATAATTCAAGAATTAATCTTAATATAACACTAAGAAGCATTAAATCTGGAATACCATTAAGAGCAATGGATATATGTGGGGCAGGCGGATTTTTATTGTCAAATTATCAGGCAGACTTTTATGATTTTTTTACTCCGGGAGAAGATATCGTATTGTATGAGTCAATTGATGATATGTTAAGTAAATGCAAATATTATCTCACACATGATTCGGAGAGGGAACGAATTGCGAAAAATGGTCGTGCAAGAATAGAAGAGGCACATACAT